The Candidatus Scalindua japonica genome has a window encoding:
- a CDS encoding glycosyltransferase has translation MISLKQENLTVLHVATLNQPIRPNLGYGPIETVIYNIDKGLDASGHRSIVACSGDSRVFGEHHVTVDRSAGDYWSDNTTEKHKAMNIHLSKALYRARRGDIDIIHAHDPKAVEFMYDSVFKMNVPIVMTLHVSAEDSSLGGAYQRWANHLLASPLVYCAAISEYQKKQYSELVNVDNVVYHGIDVEEYPVKDESDKGSYLFTIGRITHDKGQDKAIEIAKKTGSKLIIAGCVQNKPADREFFAGLNNSIDLSTEVGKHPVDNDYYARVIKPLLDCDKQIIYIGEISSEHKKHWYRHARATLFPIQWGEPFGLVLVESMACGTPVIALKRGAVPEIVVDGKTGIVVDSIDAMIEAISRVNTIDPGDCRNHVHDNFSITSMAYKYSELYHQLIDSHKISENCSSLTDDYFTEPLLHGAIATL, from the coding sequence ATGATAAGTTTAAAGCAAGAAAATTTGACAGTGCTTCATGTGGCAACACTTAACCAGCCGATCAGACCGAACCTTGGTTATGGTCCCATAGAAACGGTGATTTATAACATAGACAAAGGGCTCGATGCTTCAGGTCACAGGTCGATCGTTGCCTGTTCAGGAGACTCAAGGGTTTTTGGGGAACATCACGTGACTGTTGATAGGAGCGCTGGTGATTATTGGAGCGACAACACCACTGAAAAGCATAAGGCCATGAATATACACCTTTCAAAGGCACTGTACAGGGCAAGGAGGGGTGACATTGACATTATACACGCCCATGATCCAAAGGCGGTTGAGTTCATGTATGATAGTGTATTCAAAATGAATGTACCGATTGTAATGACCCTTCACGTATCCGCAGAAGACAGCTCTCTTGGAGGCGCTTACCAGCGTTGGGCAAATCATCTTCTTGCATCCCCATTGGTGTATTGTGCTGCGATAAGCGAATATCAAAAAAAGCAGTATAGTGAACTGGTGAACGTGGACAATGTTGTTTACCACGGGATTGACGTTGAAGAATACCCGGTAAAGGATGAGTCGGATAAAGGAAGTTATTTATTTACTATTGGAAGGATAACCCATGACAAGGGACAGGACAAGGCCATCGAAATTGCGAAAAAAACAGGTTCCAAGCTTATCATTGCCGGCTGTGTTCAGAATAAACCCGCCGACAGGGAGTTTTTTGCAGGCCTGAATAATTCTATCGACCTTTCCACTGAAGTAGGAAAACATCCGGTTGATAATGACTATTATGCCAGGGTAATAAAGCCGTTATTGGATTGTGATAAACAGATTATCTATATTGGAGAGATCAGCAGCGAGCATAAAAAACATTGGTACCGGCATGCAAGGGCTACTTTATTCCCTATACAATGGGGAGAACCATTCGGGCTCGTTCTTGTCGAGTCGATGGCATGCGGCACACCAGTTATAGCCTTAAAGAGAGGAGCTGTTCCTGAAATAGTAGTAGACGGAAAAACCGGTATTGTGGTAGACTCAATTGATGCAATGATTGAAGCAATCAGTCGAGTAAATACTATTGATCCAGGTGACTGCAGGAATCATGTACATGATAATTTCTCCATAACAAGTATGGCCTATAAATATTCAGAATTATATCATCAGTTAATCGACAGCCACAAAATATCAGAAAACTGCAGCAGTTTGACAGACGACTATTTTACTGAACCTCTACTCCATGGTGCGATAGCCACCTTATAA
- a CDS encoding DUF456 domain-containing protein, which yields MILIVSLLIMLSGLAGIVFPILPSTPLIWVGVFIYAACDRFESIGWSLLLIFALLTIISLVLDYLGGVIGAKKYGATRWGLIGSVIGGIVGFFMGGIIGLIFGPVFGAVLFELIFGKDLKGAFKSGVGTLVGFLGGVIVKLVISVVIIGIFLIKVF from the coding sequence ATGATATTAATTGTTTCTTTGCTGATCATGCTCAGTGGTCTTGCGGGAATAGTGTTTCCTATTCTTCCAAGTACACCTCTGATATGGGTGGGTGTTTTCATATATGCAGCTTGTGATAGATTTGAGAGCATAGGATGGTCTCTTCTCCTGATCTTTGCGCTCCTGACAATCATTTCTCTTGTCCTTGATTACCTTGGAGGTGTTATCGGGGCAAAAAAATATGGGGCGACAAGATGGGGATTGATTGGGTCCGTAATCGGTGGTATAGTCGGATTTTTTATGGGCGGAATAATTGGATTAATTTTCGGTCCTGTTTTTGGTGCAGTATTATTTGAATTAATCTTTGGTAAGGATCTAAAAGGGGCATTTAAATCCGGTGTGGGTACATTGGTCGGTTTTCTTGGTGGCGTAATAGTAAAGCTGGTTATAAGTGTTGTTATCATTGGCATATTCCTCATAAAGGTGTTTTAG
- a CDS encoding transposase yields the protein MPRTARIVVPNLPYHITQRGNYRQDVFEDDEDRLSYLSWIDYYSKKYKLSIFAYCLMDNHVHFIGIPREEDSLARVFSISHMRYSQYFNKKKNASGHLWQGRFYSCVMDEDYLAAALRYVERNPVRAGIVRKPWRWKWSSAGVHVGQEDGVINLENITSLIDTTAEEWKEYINSDENDEKVEKIRKHTLLGRPLGTKDFVAKLGRRIGRVLNVLPRGRPKKQRGNK from the coding sequence ATGCCACGCACAGCAAGGATTGTTGTCCCAAACTTACCATATCATATCACACAAAGGGGAAACTATCGACAAGACGTCTTTGAAGACGACGAAGATCGATTAAGTTATCTTTCCTGGATAGATTATTACAGTAAGAAATATAAGTTATCGATTTTCGCCTATTGTTTGATGGATAACCATGTTCATTTCATTGGCATCCCACGAGAAGAAGATTCACTGGCAAGGGTTTTCAGCATTTCCCATATGCGGTATTCGCAATATTTTAATAAAAAGAAGAATGCATCCGGCCACTTATGGCAAGGACGTTTTTATTCGTGCGTCATGGATGAAGACTATTTGGCGGCGGCGTTACGATATGTAGAGAGGAACCCGGTGCGTGCAGGTATAGTAAGAAAACCCTGGCGATGGAAATGGTCAAGTGCGGGAGTACATGTAGGACAGGAAGATGGAGTAATTAATTTAGAAAATATAACATCCTTAATAGATACAACTGCGGAAGAGTGGAAAGAGTACATTAATTCAGATGAAAACGATGAGAAAGTTGAAAAGATAAGAAAACATACGTTGTTGGGACGGCCATTGGGAACAAAAGATTTTGTTGCGAAGTTAGGCAGGAGAATAGGACGGGTATTAAATGTATTACCAAGAGGAAGACCGAAGAAACAAAGAGGCAATAAATAG
- a CDS encoding sigma-70 family RNA polymerase sigma factor yields the protein MDKISQKIKELVTKGKKKGFVTYEELNKILPEDALIQPGRIDETLIMLDELGIDLIEESEIETRDSTDTEDDDDESKDDAKSKLGVASSASEKIEDPIRMYLAQMGVIPLLSRDEEIALAKKIEVTRKNFHRRILKSDFSQEICLKILEDITNGNLPFERTLSINIEFDNQKEKLIKQFPVRAKTLRTLLKKNREDYGQLKLKRTSAKDRYRLLKNVRNRQRKGSAIIEELCIRTKKLQPIMEQLQEISSGMNSTMKQILLCEKRDKMNDKLRNLKSRLSEYEDLVLETPERLSQRVESFGNVFKEHEVAKRELSSANLRLVVSIAKKYRNRGLSFLDLIQEGNTGLMRAVDKYEYRRGFKFSTYATWWIRQAITRSIADQARTIRIPVHMIDAMSRMRNGSKKLLQENGREPSIEEMAKEIKISVPEARRVLKISRHQISLDRTVGESADSAFGDFIEDDKAESPVLAAAQEMLKEKIESVLESLTYREREIIKLRYGIGDGYTYTLEEVGKRFLITRERVRQIEAKAVMKLQHPTRSRRLEGFLDNVEDGR from the coding sequence ATGGACAAAATAAGTCAAAAAATTAAGGAACTTGTAACAAAGGGTAAGAAAAAAGGATTTGTAACTTACGAAGAGTTAAATAAGATCCTGCCGGAAGACGCATTGATTCAGCCTGGAAGGATTGATGAAACATTGATAATGCTGGATGAACTGGGTATAGATCTTATTGAAGAGTCTGAAATCGAGACCCGTGATTCGACAGATACAGAAGATGATGATGACGAATCAAAGGATGATGCAAAATCAAAATTAGGTGTCGCATCAAGTGCTTCAGAAAAAATTGAAGACCCTATAAGAATGTATTTAGCACAAATGGGAGTCATACCTCTATTATCACGGGATGAAGAGATAGCATTAGCAAAAAAAATAGAGGTGACGAGAAAGAACTTTCATAGAAGAATACTTAAATCTGACTTTTCACAGGAGATTTGTTTAAAGATACTGGAGGACATCACTAATGGGAATCTGCCTTTTGAGCGTACTTTATCAATTAATATTGAATTTGATAATCAGAAGGAAAAACTTATTAAGCAATTCCCGGTACGTGCAAAAACACTGAGAACTCTCTTAAAGAAAAACAGGGAGGATTACGGACAATTAAAACTCAAAAGAACATCTGCAAAAGACAGGTACAGGCTTCTTAAAAACGTTAGAAACCGTCAGAGAAAGGGTTCTGCAATTATTGAAGAACTTTGCATACGTACTAAAAAACTACAGCCAATAATGGAGCAGTTACAGGAAATTTCTTCCGGAATGAATAGCACAATGAAACAAATTTTATTGTGTGAAAAACGTGACAAGATGAATGATAAATTACGAAACTTGAAATCCAGGCTAAGTGAATATGAAGACTTGGTGCTTGAAACACCTGAGAGGCTAAGCCAACGAGTAGAATCCTTTGGAAATGTTTTTAAAGAGCATGAAGTTGCAAAGAGAGAACTTTCCAGTGCAAATCTGAGATTGGTAGTAAGCATTGCGAAAAAATACCGGAATCGTGGTCTAAGTTTTCTGGATCTCATACAGGAAGGAAATACTGGATTAATGAGAGCAGTTGATAAGTATGAATATAGAAGAGGTTTTAAATTCAGTACTTACGCTACTTGGTGGATAAGGCAGGCCATAACTCGCTCGATTGCTGATCAAGCAAGAACTATCCGAATACCGGTACATATGATTGATGCAATGAGTAGAATGAGAAATGGTTCAAAAAAATTACTTCAAGAGAACGGTAGAGAACCTAGTATTGAAGAGATGGCAAAGGAAATAAAAATTTCTGTGCCTGAGGCAAGAAGAGTGTTAAAAATTTCAAGACATCAAATTTCTCTTGATAGAACAGTGGGAGAAAGCGCTGATAGTGCTTTTGGCGATTTTATAGAAGATGATAAAGCAGAATCTCCTGTTCTTGCTGCCGCTCAAGAAATGCTTAAAGAGAAGATAGAAAGTGTACTGGAATCACTTACCTATCGTGAAAGGGAAATAATTAAGCTTCGCTATGGCATTGGAGATGGTTATACATATACGCTTGAAGAAGTTGGTAAAAGATTTCTGATAACACGAGAAAGAGTAAGGCAAATTGAAGCAAAGGCGGTGATGAAATTGCAACATCCTACCAGAAGTAGAAGGCTGGAAGGATTTTTAGATAATGTAGAAGACGGTAGGTAA
- a CDS encoding IS91 family transposase translates to MISLSSIIETFIADFITLYHGSILPSQFKALAAMKDCRTTQSRVMLVQCNDCEKQVFVPHSCGNRNCPHCQSHECQQWLERQLKKEVPADYFMLTFTIPKELRSLAWQHQRLLYSIMIQCCWETVKTFVQNDSVLQGNAGAITVLHTHSRSLDYHPHIHLVMPAGAINQKKKLWSFKKSEGKTRYLFNHKALAKVFRAKMLDAVNKAALTLPVNYPKTWVVDCKFVGNGEKALVYLGRYLYKGVIQEKDIITCKDGQVTFRYQDSKSKKMLTRTLPGPQFLRLILQHVLPKGFRRTRNFGFLHPNSKRLIALLQYLTGINPNKSSAWFRERPKLTCKCCGGIMKIIKTMIPPSHKSRSFPYKLTKEEAVLVM, encoded by the coding sequence ATGATATCTCTCTCCTCTATAATTGAGACCTTCATTGCTGACTTTATCACTCTTTATCATGGTTCGATCCTGCCAAGTCAATTCAAAGCCCTGGCAGCCATGAAGGATTGTCGCACTACGCAAAGCCGCGTCATGCTGGTCCAATGTAATGACTGTGAAAAACAGGTTTTTGTACCGCACTCCTGCGGTAACCGCAATTGTCCTCATTGTCAGAGTCATGAGTGTCAGCAGTGGTTGGAGCGTCAACTGAAAAAAGAAGTGCCTGCTGACTATTTTATGCTCACCTTTACTATACCCAAAGAGCTTCGATCATTAGCATGGCAGCATCAACGCTTGCTTTACTCGATAATGATACAGTGTTGTTGGGAAACCGTAAAAACCTTTGTCCAAAATGACAGCGTATTACAAGGAAACGCTGGAGCCATCACTGTTTTGCACACCCACTCTCGCTCTCTCGATTACCACCCGCATATCCATCTGGTAATGCCAGCCGGGGCCATCAATCAGAAGAAAAAGCTTTGGAGCTTCAAAAAAAGCGAAGGAAAGACGCGGTACCTTTTCAATCACAAAGCGCTGGCTAAAGTGTTTCGAGCAAAAATGCTCGATGCCGTGAACAAAGCGGCTCTTACGCTTCCAGTTAATTATCCCAAAACATGGGTCGTCGATTGCAAATTTGTCGGCAACGGTGAAAAGGCACTGGTCTATCTTGGTCGTTATCTCTACAAAGGGGTCATTCAAGAGAAAGATATTATTACGTGCAAAGATGGTCAGGTGACCTTTCGTTACCAGGATAGTAAGAGCAAAAAAATGCTCACAAGAACACTTCCCGGCCCGCAGTTTCTCAGGTTGATTCTCCAGCATGTTCTACCCAAAGGTTTCAGGCGAACACGGAACTTTGGTTTCCTCCACCCTAATAGCAAACGCTTGATTGCATTGCTTCAGTACCTTACCGGTATCAACCCGAATAAGTCGTCAGCCTGGTTCAGAGAGCGTCCAAAGCTTACGTGCAAATGCTGTGGAGGAATAATGAAGATCATAAAAACGATGATACCTCCATCACACAAATCCAGGTCTTTCCCCTACAAGTTAACAAAAGAGGAGGCTGTTCTGGTTATGTAA
- a CDS encoding rhodanese-like domain-containing protein: MKITHIIAMNTRGVPSLESSLMVRAMPPSQFQKAMQDAIIIDTRDAAAFGGVHIPDSFNIGFGDQMANYVGMAVEPDSNILLVVDGETQYWGMCTMLCRIGYDKILGYLQGGIPAWQEEGFKIASLPQVSVHDLKNKLEKNGFQHVVDIRTETEWNTGHIEVADHLVLTEMLLKGVSLKVNEEIIVTCCVGYRGNIAASYLQQCQ, encoded by the coding sequence ATGAAGATAACACATATTATTGCAATGAATACCCGGGGAGTTCCGTCTCTGGAAAGTTCTCTAATGGTTCGTGCAATGCCTCCTTCACAGTTTCAAAAAGCAATGCAAGACGCTATCATTATCGATACAAGGGATGCTGCTGCTTTTGGCGGAGTCCATATTCCAGATAGTTTCAACATTGGCTTTGGAGATCAGATGGCCAACTATGTCGGAATGGCGGTAGAACCTGATTCAAACATCCTTCTTGTAGTTGATGGTGAGACACAGTATTGGGGAATGTGCACAATGCTTTGCAGAATCGGTTACGATAAAATTCTTGGTTATTTGCAGGGAGGTATACCGGCATGGCAGGAAGAAGGATTTAAGATAGCTAGTTTGCCTCAGGTTTCTGTTCATGATCTTAAGAACAAACTTGAAAAGAACGGATTCCAACATGTCGTAGATATAAGGACAGAAACAGAATGGAACACAGGCCATATAGAAGTGGCCGATCATTTGGTACTGACGGAAATGCTTCTAAAAGGTGTGTCACTGAAGGTAAACGAAGAAATTATTGTAACCTGTTGTGTAGGTTATCGGGGTAATATAGCAGCCAGCTATCTGCAGCAATGTCAATAA
- a CDS encoding NAD-dependent epimerase/dehydratase family protein — protein MKIAITGLSGFLGHYVAKRLFERDVQIQALVRNTSNTSHLNEFEKKITFVQGDLNNKETLKKFAQGSDIIIHMAYERNGAGFRTSANKDMKRLLDVNLSGSLELLDAAKRHGTRQFIFTSSCAVYGYIFPDIKLDEQHPLMPDSNYGAYKAAVETFCHSYFLSKSINTTILRPVGIYGIDPKLTHSEWYDLIKNIKNGVDVEAVGGGKIVHAEDVAHAIDLAIDNNHAFGKIYNIVDYYVDNMTIAETAKKICGSKSKIRGTPKQPVNTMDNSESKKLGIRYAGVDGLRKYIQALVDLV, from the coding sequence ATGAAAATTGCCATTACCGGTTTGTCAGGCTTCCTGGGACACTATGTAGCAAAGAGACTCTTTGAGAGAGACGTTCAGATACAGGCGCTGGTGCGAAACACAAGTAACACTTCACATCTTAACGAATTTGAAAAGAAGATTACCTTTGTGCAGGGAGATCTGAACAACAAAGAAACCCTAAAGAAGTTTGCACAAGGCTCCGACATAATAATCCACATGGCTTACGAGAGAAACGGAGCAGGTTTTCGAACCTCCGCCAATAAGGACATGAAGAGATTACTGGACGTTAACCTGTCAGGTAGTCTGGAATTGTTAGATGCTGCTAAACGGCATGGAACCAGACAATTCATATTCACCAGCTCCTGTGCTGTATATGGATATATATTTCCCGATATCAAACTCGACGAACAGCACCCCCTTATGCCTGACTCTAACTATGGAGCCTATAAGGCTGCGGTGGAAACATTCTGTCATTCATACTTTTTATCAAAGAGCATTAATACAACCATATTAAGACCGGTAGGCATCTACGGTATCGACCCTAAGCTTACCCACTCTGAGTGGTACGATTTAATCAAAAATATTAAAAACGGAGTTGATGTAGAAGCTGTGGGAGGAGGTAAAATAGTACACGCTGAAGACGTTGCCCATGCCATAGATTTGGCAATTGATAACAACCATGCTTTTGGAAAGATATACAACATAGTAGACTATTATGTCGACAACATGACCATAGCAGAAACGGCAAAAAAGATATGTGGCTCCAAGTCCAAAATCAGAGGAACACCCAAGCAGCCTGTCAATACTATGGATAATAGTGAATCGAAAAAACTGGGTATACGTTATGCAGGAGTTGATGGTTTGAGGAAGTATATTCAGGCGTTGGTTGACCTGGTTTAG
- a CDS encoding type II toxin-antitoxin system HicA family toxin: MSKVPILNYNKVIKALQRDGWVIVRQRGSHIRLKKAFNG, encoded by the coding sequence ATGAGCAAAGTTCCCATCCTGAATTATAATAAGGTAATTAAGGCACTACAACGTGACGGATGGGTAATTGTTCGTCAACGAGGTTCTCACATAAGATTAAAAAAAGCGTTCAACGGATGA
- a CDS encoding lysophospholipid acyltransferase family protein, translating to MLFYRILFDFKVSGTDKLKKAGDSFILAVNHISYLDPMAVSLSMPFRLKYLPLFYMAYDYLYDILFFYRFVGAVRSNEGKDLDFSCRQLIDILANGGRVVIYPEGSINRGVKMRPRRGISYVAAKSNKLIVPLKIGSNLDGSINNIGGKVIDLLTRKHWIKVVIGEPFKIEDTIGKIPENLKEFRLASEDILRRIETAS from the coding sequence ATGCTTTTTTATAGAATTCTCTTTGATTTCAAGGTAAGCGGTACTGACAAACTGAAAAAAGCAGGCGATTCATTTATTCTTGCAGTAAACCATATTTCATATCTTGACCCAATGGCTGTGTCCTTGAGCATGCCATTTCGCCTTAAATATTTACCACTGTTTTACATGGCTTATGATTATTTGTATGACATATTATTCTTTTATCGTTTTGTCGGAGCAGTTCGTTCCAACGAGGGGAAGGATTTGGACTTTTCCTGCAGACAGTTAATAGATATATTAGCCAATGGAGGAAGAGTTGTCATATACCCGGAAGGTTCCATAAACAGAGGCGTAAAGATGAGGCCGCGCAGGGGAATTTCATACGTAGCAGCTAAAAGTAATAAATTGATTGTACCTCTTAAAATAGGATCCAACCTTGACGGGTCTATAAATAATATAGGAGGAAAGGTAATTGACTTGCTGACACGAAAACACTGGATAAAGGTGGTTATTGGAGAACCTTTTAAAATTGAAGATACAATCGGTAAGATACCGGAAAATCTTAAAGAATTTCGATTAGCGTCTGAAGATATTCTCAGAAGAATAGAAACAGCATCATAA
- the acpP gene encoding acyl carrier protein yields the protein MSIEERLKEMVIKQLSKDGKPVTLETSFVNDLEADSLDIVELVMELEDAFGVNIPDEDAERIKTVGDAVKYINEYTNKNGK from the coding sequence ATGTCAATAGAAGAAAGATTAAAAGAGATGGTTATTAAACAATTAAGTAAAGACGGGAAACCGGTTACACTTGAAACATCTTTTGTAAATGACTTAGAAGCAGACTCACTTGATATAGTAGAGCTTGTTATGGAATTAGAGGACGCATTTGGGGTAAATATTCCGGACGAAGATGCAGAGAGAATAAAAACCGTTGGTGATGCCGTAAAGTATATTAATGAATATACAAATAAAAATGGCAAGTAG
- a CDS encoding type II toxin-antitoxin system HicB family antitoxin: MKLKIYLQPSEEGGYTVIVPSLPGCISEGETKDEAIKNIREAIELYLEPVEDDVLTVSNAEEFELAI, from the coding sequence ATGAAGCTTAAGATTTATCTTCAACCAAGTGAAGAAGGGGGGTATACTGTAATCGTGCCTTCATTGCCTGGGTGTATTTCCGAGGGAGAGACAAAGGATGAGGCTATTAAAAACATAAGAGAAGCAATTGAACTTTATCTGGAACCTGTTGAGGACGATGTCTTGACTGTTTCTAATGCAGAAGAATTTGAATTAGCAATATGA
- a CDS encoding glycine C-acetyltransferase, whose translation MDKLDFINKELDRLKEAGLLINIRTVEGPQGAWITVDGKKALNLSSNNYLGLANDLQSKTASHNAIDTFGVGPAAVRTIAGTTTLHKILEQKLAQFKGAESTISFQSGFCANLAVIPAIVGKEDVVFSDELNHASIIDGCRLAKTRVIRYKHCNPEDLQEKIQVEKDIERKLIITDGVFSMEGDIAPLPEIVEIAEKYNAITMVDDAHGEGVLGRGGRGIVDHFNLHGKVDIEVGTMSKAFGVVGGYIAGTKQLTDYLVQKGRPFLFSSAVTAADVSACIAVVDTLNKSDCLVRKLWSNTGFFQERMKQLGYNLGITKTPITPVMIGDAKMAKEFSQKLFEEGIFAQSIGYPTVPAGKARVRVMLSATHSEKDLTWAIDHFERIGNSFNILERRFEA comes from the coding sequence ATGGATAAACTGGATTTCATTAATAAAGAACTAGACAGGCTCAAGGAAGCCGGTCTACTCATTAACATTCGTACTGTCGAAGGACCTCAGGGAGCATGGATTACCGTAGACGGAAAGAAAGCACTCAACCTCAGTTCGAACAATTATCTTGGGCTTGCCAACGATTTACAATCAAAAACCGCTTCTCATAATGCAATTGATACATTCGGTGTTGGTCCTGCAGCAGTCAGGACAATTGCCGGAACAACGACACTGCATAAAATCCTGGAACAGAAGCTTGCGCAATTTAAAGGAGCAGAGAGTACCATCTCTTTCCAGTCCGGGTTCTGCGCAAATCTCGCCGTTATTCCGGCAATCGTTGGTAAAGAAGATGTTGTGTTTTCAGACGAACTCAATCATGCAAGTATTATTGATGGCTGCCGTCTCGCAAAAACCAGAGTTATACGATATAAGCACTGTAACCCTGAAGACCTTCAGGAGAAAATCCAAGTAGAAAAAGATATCGAGCGGAAGCTTATTATTACCGATGGCGTTTTCAGTATGGAAGGAGATATTGCACCATTACCGGAAATAGTAGAGATAGCAGAAAAATACAACGCAATTACAATGGTAGATGATGCACATGGAGAGGGCGTTCTTGGCAGAGGAGGCAGGGGAATTGTTGATCATTTTAATCTACATGGCAAGGTTGATATTGAAGTGGGAACAATGTCAAAGGCGTTTGGAGTAGTGGGTGGTTACATTGCGGGAACTAAACAATTGACAGATTATCTGGTACAGAAAGGACGTCCCTTTCTCTTTTCAAGTGCGGTAACAGCTGCCGACGTGTCAGCATGTATTGCAGTTGTAGATACCCTGAACAAGTCAGATTGTCTTGTCAGGAAGCTCTGGTCAAACACCGGATTTTTCCAGGAAAGAATGAAACAACTCGGATATAATCTCGGAATTACAAAGACACCTATAACGCCGGTTATGATAGGTGATGCCAAAATGGCAAAGGAGTTCAGCCAGAAACTATTCGAAGAGGGCATATTTGCCCAATCAATAGGCTATCCCACAGTACCTGCAGGTAAAGCACGTGTGCGCGTAATGCTTTCTGCCACACATAGCGAGAAAGACCTTACATGGGCAATAGACCATTTTGAAAGAATTGGAAACTCTTTCAATATATTAGAAAGGAGATTTGAAGCATGA
- a CDS encoding formylglycine-generating enzyme family protein, translated as MYLVFLKERWAGTSDEAELKDYAWYEDNSERMAHPVGQKNPNGLGIHDMCGNVWEWVFDNYDEQYYESGHKDNPNGPLTGFYRVLRGGSWINTPMDVRTAVRGRRIPMDWLQHEGFRLVLSHKTKHNKE; from the coding sequence ATGTATTTAGTTTTTCTAAAGGAACGTTGGGCAGGAACGAGTGATGAGGCTGAACTTAAGGATTATGCATGGTATGAAGATAACTCAGAGAGAATGGCACACCCGGTCGGACAGAAAAACCCTAACGGGCTCGGCATACACGATATGTGTGGGAATGTATGGGAGTGGGTATTTGATAATTATGATGAGCAATATTATGAAAGTGGCCATAAGGATAATCCAAATGGACCTTTAACGGGGTTTTATCGTGTTCTCCGTGGTGGTTCCTGGATCAACACGCCGATGGATGTGCGTACTGCAGTCCGGGGTAGACGCATACCAATGGATTGGCTTCAGCATGAAGGTTTTCGTTTAGTCCTTTCACACAAGACAAAACATAATAAGGAGTAA
- a CDS encoding glycoside hydrolase family 15 protein, protein MPKNIPVGNGNLLLNFDSDYQIRDVYFPYIGQEHHSKGDPFRFGVWVDGRCSWTGPEWDKSLKYYNNTLVTDVFLRNESLGLELRCHDVVDMELNVYIKEIEVIIYKGITPGKAVFQSGFLSYGYELDEVIDVSLSALAFLGVLPPRDSRMIQTMEAIHQQLWLKTSVEGCARYQDDVYHRPNDSPEDIPGNPWFISTLWLAEYYIVRAENLHELREAIPYLEWCTKNALPSGVLAEQMHPVNGAPLSVSTLTWSHSSFVWTVQLYTDKFNSFVAEVSTVSARANTVAAGEDREGVTDHDK, encoded by the coding sequence ATGCCCAAAAACATTCCGGTAGGCAACGGCAATCTTCTTCTTAATTTTGACTCAGATTATCAGATCAGGGACGTGTATTTCCCCTATATAGGACAGGAGCATCACTCAAAAGGTGATCCTTTCCGGTTCGGAGTGTGGGTGGATGGACGTTGCTCCTGGACAGGGCCGGAATGGGATAAAAGCCTAAAATATTACAATAACACCCTTGTTACTGATGTGTTTCTGAGAAACGAGTCCCTGGGCCTGGAGCTGCGCTGCCATGACGTGGTAGATATGGAGTTGAATGTATATATTAAAGAAATCGAGGTGATAATCTACAAGGGTATAACGCCAGGTAAGGCTGTTTTTCAGTCAGGATTTTTATCATATGGCTACGAACTCGACGAAGTAATCGATGTCAGTTTATCTGCACTCGCTTTCCTGGGAGTATTGCCTCCCAGAGACTCACGGATGATCCAAACAATGGAGGCAATACATCAGCAATTATGGCTGAAGACCTCTGTTGAAGGTTGTGCCAGATATCAGGATGATGTCTACCATCGGCCGAATGACAGCCCGGAGGATATTCCCGGCAATCCCTGGTTTATCTCAACACTCTGGTTAGCAGAGTATTATATAGTGCGCGCCGAAAACCTTCATGAACTTCGAGAGGCCATTCCTTACCTTGAATGGTGTACAAAAAACGCTCTTCCTTCCGGTGTGCTTGCAGAGCAAATGCACCCGGTAAACGGTGCTCCACTCTCTGTTTCAACGCTTACGTGGAGTCATTCCTCTTTTGTGTGGACAGTTCAGCTATACACCGATAAATTCAACTCATTTGTGGCAGAGGTGAGCACGGTGTCAGCAAGGGCGAATACAGTGGCAGCAGGGGAGGACAGGGAAGGGGTAACAGATCATGATAAATAG